Genomic window (Tissierellales bacterium):
TTTACTCCATCTTTCACTTTACCCTTTTTTAGGAGTCCTTCACTAATTAATAATTCAGGTGTAATTTCAGTACCTTCTTCAAATCTATTTAAATCCTCTACATTAATCGTAGCAAATTCTTTAGCGAATATATTTGTAAAACCTCTTTTTGGTATTCTTCTATATAAAGGCATTTGTCCACCTTCAAACCCAGGTCTTACACCTTTACCTGAACGAGATTTTTGTCCTTTTTGACCTCTTCCAGATGTTTTACCATGTCCAGAACTCATGCCTCTACCTACTCTTTTCCTGTTTTTATCTTGGCTAGAACCTAATTCATGTAGTTTCATAGGTACACCTCCTCTTTATCTTGCTTAATCCACTATTTCAACCATATGGTTGACTTTTTCTATCATACCTCTAATTTGAGGGGTATCTTTCTTTTCTAAAATTTGTCCAGGCCTTTTAAACCCGAGAGCTTCTACGACTTTCTTTTGCTTCTCAGTTTTCCCTATGGTACTCCTAACAAGTTTTATCTTAATCATCGCCATGCTACTCCCCTCCTATCCTAATATTTCATCTACAGTTTTTCCTCTTAATTTTGCTACTTCTTCTACTTTTTTTAAATTCATTAATCCATTCATAGTTGCATTAACTACATTTCTTGGATTATTTGATCCTAAAGATTTGGTCCTAATATCCCTTATACCAGCTAACTCACATACAGCACGCACTGGACCTCCTGCTATTACCCCAGCACCTTCTTTTGATGGTTTTAACAATACCTCTCCTGCACCATATTCACCTATTATCTCATGAGGTATTGTAGTACCTACTAAAGGCACCTTAATTAAATGTTTTTCTGCATCTTGTATAGCTTTCTTTATAGCAGCAGGTATTTCTAAGGCCTTTGCCATACCTACTCCAACATGACCATTTTCATCACCAACTACTACAAGAACACTAAATCTAAAGTTTCTACCACCTTTTACTACTTTGGCAACACGATTTATACTAACAACTCTATCTTTCAAATCTAATCCTTTTGGATCTACAAAAGTACGTTCCATTATTTCCCTCCTTCCCTAAAATTTCAATCCGGATTCTCTAGCTCCTTCAGCTAATTCCTTTACTCTTCCATGATATATATATCCAGCCCTATCAAAAACTACTTCTTCGATTCCTTTATCTAAGGCTCTTTTACCAATTAATTCACCAACAAGCTTTGCAGCTTCTTTATTGCCTGTTTTGTCAAGCTCATCTTTTATTTCCTTATCTAGACTAGATGCTGCAACTAAAGTACATCCTTTATCATCATCAATTAATTGGGCATATATATTATTTAAACTTCTATATACATTAAGTCTTGGTTTTTCTCCAGTTCCAGAAACATTTTGTCGAACTCTTTCATGCCTTTTTTTCCTATTTTTATTTCTGTCAACCTTTTTAAACAACGCCATCACTCCCTTCTACTTACCAACTTTGCCCACTTTACGTCTTATAACTTCATTTTCATATTTAATACCTTTACCTTTATAGGGTTCTGGCTTTCTCAAATCTCTAATAACAGCTGCATAACTTCCAACTTTTTGTTTATCAGCACCTTTTATTGTTATTTGATTTGCCTTAGGAACCTCTATTTCAATACCTTCAGGTTCTTCCATTTCTATTGGATGAGAATAACCTAAGTTAAGCACTAATTTATTTCCTTGCTTTTGTGCTCTATATCCAGTTCCTTCTATAATTAAAGTCTTAGAATATCCAGTTACAACCCCTTCTAGCATATTGTTTATTAATGATCTAGTTAACCCATGTAATGATTTATGGTTCTTTTTTTCTGAGGGGCGCTTAACTGTTATGACGTTGTCCTCTAATATTATTCCCATTTCAGGATTTAATTGTCCTTCTATACTTCCTTTAGGGCCTTTAACCTTCATAAAATTTTTATTGTCTAATTCTACTTCTACTCCACTAGGGATATTTATTGGTTTAAATCCTATTCTTGACATGATTGCACCTCCAGTTCCCTTGATATAAGCAATTTTTTACCAAATGTAACAAATTACTTCTCCACCTACTTTTTCTTTTCTTGCTTCTTTATCAGTCATTACTCCTTTAGATGTAGAAATAATAGCCACACCTAAACCGCCTAATACTTTTGGAATTTCATTATTATTTACATAAACCTTTAAACCAGGTTTAGAAATTTTCCTAATACCACTAATTATCTTTTGATTATTATCTGCGTATTTGAATTTTATTCTTATAATCCCTTGTTTATTGTCTTCTATAAAATCAAACCCTTTAATATACCCTTCATCTAGGAGTATTTGGGCTATTTGTTTTTTCATATTTGAAGCCGGAATATCAACTGTTTCGTGTCTTGCATCATTTCCGTTTCTTATTCTTGTTAGCATATCTGCAATCGGATCAGTCATCATATTTAGCTACCTCCCTTCATCACATTCCTAAATTACCAGCTAGCTTTTCTTACACCAGGAATTTCACCTTTGTAAGCTAACTCTCTAAAACAAATACGACAAACACCGTATTTCTTAATATAGCCATGAGGTCTTCCACAAATTTTACATCTACTATATTCCCTTGTACTAAACTTTTGTTTTCTTTGTTGATCTACTCTCTTTGATTTTTTAGCCAAATTATTTTTCCTCCTTCCCTATTTTTTAAAGGGCATTCCCATGATTTCCAAAAATGTTTTTGCTTCTTCATCATTTTTTGCGCTAGTCACTATAACTATATCTAACCCTCTAATAGAGTCCACCATATCATAATCAATTTCGGGGAATATTAATTGTTCTTTTATACCTAATGCATAGTTTCCTCTTCCGTCAAAGGATGTAGGGTTTACTCCTCTAAAGTCCCTAACCCTAGGTAAGGCAACATTCATAAGTTTATCTAAAAATTCATACATTCTTTCTCCCCTTAAAGTTACCTTTGCTCCTACATTCATTCCTTCACGAACTTTAAAATTAGAAATAGATTTCTTTGCCTTTCTTATTACAGGTTTTTGACCAGAAATTAAGCCTAATTCATTAACCGCACTATCTAATGCTTTTTGATTATCTTTTGCCTCGCCAATTCCCATATTCAACACTATTTTTTCTACTTTTGGTACTTCCATTACGCTATCATATTGAAATTTTTCCATTAGAGAAGGTACTACTTCTTCGTAATATTTTTCTTTTAACCTGGAAGCCATATTCGCTACCTCCTTTCAATAGTAAATTATTTATCTAAAATATCTCCACAGTTCTTACAAACCCGTACTTTTTCTCCATTTTCTAGTACCTTATGTCCTATTCTTACACCTTTTTCATCCTTATCGCAGTATATCATCACCTTTGAAGCATGTAATGGTCCTTCCTTGTGAAAAATTCCACCTTCTTGCATTGGTCCACTAGCTTTTTGGTGTTTAGTAATCATATTAATTCCTTCAACAATTACCCTATTTTCACTAGGAAAAGCTTTTAAAACTTTACCCTTTTTACCTTTATTTTTTCCAGATATAACTACTACAGTATCTCCACGTTTAATCTGCATACTTTACACCTCCTCTAAAGCACCTCTGGTGCCAAAGATATAATTCTCATAAAGTTTCCTCTTCTTAACTCCCTAGTAACAGGACCGAATATACGAGTTCCAACAGGCTGCTCATCATCATTAAGAATAACAGCTGCATTTTCATCAAACTTTATATAATTACCGTCATCTCTTCTAACACCATGTTTTGTTCTAACTACAACAGCTTTTACTATTTCACCTTTTTTAACAACGCCGCCTGGTGTTGCACTTTTAATAGAACAAACTACAATGTCACCAATATTAGCATACCTTCTATTTGAACCACCTAATACTTTTATTACTGATAATTCTCTTGCACCTGAGTTATCAGCAACTTTCAGACGACTTTCTGTTTGGATCATACGATTACCTCCTTTCCAGCTCTAAGGACTATTTTGCTTTTTCTATTATTTTTACTACTCTCCAATTTTTATCTTTACTTAATGGCCTAGTTTCCATTATTCTTATTCTATCACCAGTTTTACATTCATTATTTTCATCATGTGCTTTAAATTTTGTAGTCTTTTTAATTTGTTTTTTATATAAAGGATGAGTTACAAAAGTTTCTACAGCTACTACTACTGTCTTATCCATTTTGTCACTTACTACTCGCCCAACTCTCGTTTTTCGAAGTCCTCTTGCCATCTAATGTTAAACCTCCCTTCTTATCCCAAGTTCTCTTTCCCTCATAATAGTCTTTATACGTGCTATATCTTTTCTCACCGCTTTGATTCTCATTGGGTTCTCTAACTGACCTGTTGCCATTTGAAATCGCAAATTAAATAATTCATTTTTAAATTCTAACATTTTACTATCTAACTCTTGATCAGTCATTTGGCGAATTTCATTAACTTTCATTTGCTTCACCACCCTTTTCCTGCATATCATCACGAACAACAAATTTACATTCTATTGGTAACTTATGTGATGCTAATCTCATAGCTTCTCTAGCTACTTCTTCAGATACTCCACCCATTTCAAATAATATTCTGCCAGGTTTAACTACCGATACCCAGTATTCCGGAGCACCTTTACCTGAACCCATACGAGTTTCTGCCGCTTTCGCAGTTACAGGTTTGTCAGGAAATATTTTTATCCAAACATTACCGCCTCTTTTTACATATCTAGTCATAGCCCTTCTTGCAGCTTCAATTTGATTTGATGTTATCCATGCTGGTTCTAAAGCTTGTAACCCATATTCACCATATGTTAATGTATTACCACGATTTGCATTACCTTTCATTCTACCTCTATGAACTCTACGATATTTAACTCTTTTAGGCATTAGCATTTCATCTTCCTCCTTCCTGCGCTATATATTAGCTATCTTTTAGGCTTTTCTACTTTAGTTTCCTTCTCTTCTTTAGATTTCTTAATAGGAAGAATTTCCCCTTTATAAATCCAAACTTTTACACCTATTTTCCCATAAGTTGTATCTGCCTCTGCAAATCCATAATCAATATCAGCTCTTAATGTTTGTAGCGGTATAGTTCCTTCGCTATAGCCTTCAGTTCTAGCCATATCAGCGCCACCTAATCTACCGGAAACTTGAGTTTTTATACCCTTTGTTCCAGCTCTTTTACTTCTATTTATTGATTGTTTCATTGCTCTTCTATAAGAAATTCTTCTTTCTAACTGACCTGCAATATTTTCTGCAACTAACTGAGCATCTAGTTCTGGGACTTTAACCTCTTCAACATTAACTATTATTTTCTTCCCAGTCATTTTTTCTAGTTCTTTTCTTAAACCTTCTACACCTTTACCACCTTTGCCTATAACCATTCCTGGTTTCGCAGTATAAACTGATACCTTTATTCTATTAGCAGCTCTTTCAATTTCAATATTTGAAATACCTGCAATGAACATTTTATCTTTTATATATTCACGTACTTTATAATCCTCTATTAATAAATCACTAAAGTCTTCTTTGTTGGCGAACCATTTTGAATCCCAATCTTTAATTACACCAACTCTAAAGCCATGCGGATTAATCTTTTGACCCATTATTTATCCCTCCTTTTCTAATCAAGTTCTTTTACTACTACTCCTATATGACTAGTCCTTTTCAATATTGGATAAGCCATTCCTCTAGCCCTAGGTCTCCATCTTTTATAAGTTGGTCCATCATTTGCATAAGCTTCTAGCACATAAAGGTCATCTCTATCCATGCCAAAATTATTTTCAGCATTTGCAATGGCAGAATTAAGAACTTTCTCCAATTCCTTCGCACCCTTCTTAGGCGTAAATTTTAATATTGCAATAGCTTCATCTACAGTTTTTCCTCTTATTTCATCGCAAATATAACCGACTTTTAGGGGTGAGATACGTACATATTTAGCAATTGCTCTAGCTTCCACTTGTATTCCCTCCTTTATGCTCTATAATATTTGAGTTGTTTCTTCAGATTTTGCTCTTTCACCGTGTTTTCTAAATAGTCTAGTAGGAACAAACTCACCTAATTTATGCCCTACCATATCTTCAGTTATATATATAGGAACATGCTTTCTTCCATCATGAACAGCAATTGTATGACCAACCATTTCTGGAAAAACAGTTGACCTACGGGACCAAGTTTTAATAACTTTCTTTTTCCCTTGTTCATTTAAAGTTACTACCTTCTTCATTAAATGCTCATCACAAAAAGGTCCTTTTTTAACAGATCTACCCATACTGTTACCTCCTTTCAACTATATAATATATTTATCTAGTTCTTTCCCTAACAATATATCTGTTAGATTTCTTTTTTTTCTTTCTAGTTTTATATCCCAATGTAGGTTTACCCCAAGGAGTTACTGGTGATGGCATACCTATAGGTGATCTTCCTTCTCCTCCACCATGAGGGTGATCAACTGGATTCATTGCACTACCTCTTACAGTTGGTCTTATGCCTAAATGTCTACTTTTACCTGCTTTTCCTATAGTAGTATTCTCATGTTCTACATTTCCAACTTGGCCTACTGTAGCACGACAATTTACTCCTATACGCCTAACTTCTCCAGACGGTAATCTCACATGAGCATAATTACCTTCCTTAGCAATTAATTGAGCTTCTGCTCCTGCCGATCTTACCATTTGTGCACCTTTACCTGGTTTTAACTCTACATTATGAATTGTAGTTCCTACTGGCATATCCTTTAATTTTAAAGCATTTCCAGTTTTTATATCTGCATCTGGGCCAGATTCTATTTCATCTCCTACTTTCAAGCCATTAGGAGCTAATATATATCTTTTTTCACCATCAACATAATGAATAAGTGCTAAATTTGCAGTTCTATTTGGATCATATTCAATAGCTGCAACTTTCCCTAAAATACCGTCTTTATTCCTTTTAAAATCTATTATTCTATATTTTCTCTTTACTCCACCGCCTTTATGACGAGTAGTTATAATACCACGGGCGTTTCTTCCACCAGTTTTATTCTTTTTAACTACTAAGGCCTTCTCAGGTTTTTTCTTAGATATATCCTTAAAACTTGAGATTGCCATACGTCTTAACGCTGGGGAAGTTGCTTTATATCTTTTTATAGCCATTA
Coding sequences:
- the rplP gene encoding 50S ribosomal protein L16; this encodes MLMPKRVKYRRVHRGRMKGNANRGNTLTYGEYGLQALEPAWITSNQIEAARRAMTRYVKRGGNVWIKIFPDKPVTAKAAETRMGSGKGAPEYWVSVVKPGRILFEMGGVSEEVAREAMRLASHKLPIECKFVVRDDMQEKGGEANES
- the rplF gene encoding 50S ribosomal protein L6, whose amino-acid sequence is MSRIGFKPINIPSGVEVELDNKNFMKVKGPKGSIEGQLNPEMGIILEDNVITVKRPSEKKNHKSLHGLTRSLINNMLEGVVTGYSKTLIIEGTGYRAQKQGNKLVLNLGYSHPIEMEEPEGIEIEVPKANQITIKGADKQKVGSYAAVIRDLRKPEPYKGKGIKYENEVIRRKVGKVGK
- the rpsE gene encoding 30S ribosomal protein S5; the protein is MERTFVDPKGLDLKDRVVSINRVAKVVKGGRNFRFSVLVVVGDENGHVGVGMAKALEIPAAIKKAIQDAEKHLIKVPLVGTTIPHEIIGEYGAGEVLLKPSKEGAGVIAGGPVRAVCELAGIRDIRTKSLGSNNPRNVVNATMNGLMNLKKVEEVAKLRGKTVDEILG
- the rplX gene encoding 50S ribosomal protein L24; this encodes MQIKRGDTVVVISGKNKGKKGKVLKAFPSENRVIVEGINMITKHQKASGPMQEGGIFHKEGPLHASKVMIYCDKDEKGVRIGHKVLENGEKVRVCKNCGDILDK
- the rplV gene encoding 50S ribosomal protein L22, yielding MEARAIAKYVRISPLKVGYICDEIRGKTVDEAIAILKFTPKKGAKELEKVLNSAIANAENNFGMDRDDLYVLEAYANDGPTYKRWRPRARGMAYPILKRTSHIGVVVKELD
- a CDS encoding type Z 30S ribosomal protein S14; its protein translation is MAKKSKRVDQQRKQKFSTREYSRCKICGRPHGYIKKYGVCRICFRELAYKGEIPGVRKASW
- the rplO gene encoding 50S ribosomal protein L15, with translation MKLHELGSSQDKNRKRVGRGMSSGHGKTSGRGQKGQKSRSGKGVRPGFEGGQMPLYRRIPKRGFTNIFAKEFATINVEDLNRFEEGTEITPELLISEGLLKKGKVKDGVKILGNGNIDKKLIVNAHKFSKSAVEKIEAAGGKVKVI
- the rplE gene encoding 50S ribosomal protein L5, whose translation is MASRLKEKYYEEVVPSLMEKFQYDSVMEVPKVEKIVLNMGIGEAKDNQKALDSAVNELGLISGQKPVIRKAKKSISNFKVREGMNVGAKVTLRGERMYEFLDKLMNVALPRVRDFRGVNPTSFDGRGNYALGIKEQLIFPEIDYDMVDSIRGLDIVIVTSAKNDEEAKTFLEIMGMPFKK
- the rplR gene encoding 50S ribosomal protein L18 — encoded protein: MFKKVDRNKNRKKRHERVRQNVSGTGEKPRLNVYRSLNNIYAQLIDDDKGCTLVAASSLDKEIKDELDKTGNKEAAKLVGELIGKRALDKGIEEVVFDRAGYIYHGRVKELAEGARESGLKF
- the rpmC gene encoding 50S ribosomal protein L29, with product MKVNEIRQMTDQELDSKMLEFKNELFNLRFQMATGQLENPMRIKAVRKDIARIKTIMRERELGIRREV
- the rplN gene encoding 50S ribosomal protein L14 yields the protein MIQTESRLKVADNSGARELSVIKVLGGSNRRYANIGDIVVCSIKSATPGGVVKKGEIVKAVVVRTKHGVRRDDGNYIKFDENAAVILNDDEQPVGTRIFGPVTRELRRGNFMRIISLAPEVL
- the rpsH gene encoding 30S ribosomal protein S8, with the protein product MMTDPIADMLTRIRNGNDARHETVDIPASNMKKQIAQILLDEGYIKGFDFIEDNKQGIIRIKFKYADNNQKIISGIRKISKPGLKVYVNNNEIPKVLGGLGVAIISTSKGVMTDKEARKEKVGGEVICYIW
- the rpsC gene encoding 30S ribosomal protein S3, which produces MGQKINPHGFRVGVIKDWDSKWFANKEDFSDLLIEDYKVREYIKDKMFIAGISNIEIERAANRIKVSVYTAKPGMVIGKGGKGVEGLRKELEKMTGKKIIVNVEEVKVPELDAQLVAENIAGQLERRISYRRAMKQSINRSKRAGTKGIKTQVSGRLGGADMARTEGYSEGTIPLQTLRADIDYGFAEADTTYGKIGVKVWIYKGEILPIKKSKEEKETKVEKPKR
- the rpsS gene encoding 30S ribosomal protein S19, whose protein sequence is MGRSVKKGPFCDEHLMKKVVTLNEQGKKKVIKTWSRRSTVFPEMVGHTIAVHDGRKHVPIYITEDMVGHKLGEFVPTRLFRKHGERAKSEETTQIL
- the rplB gene encoding 50S ribosomal protein L2; protein product: MAIKRYKATSPALRRMAISSFKDISKKKPEKALVVKKNKTGGRNARGIITTRHKGGGVKRKYRIIDFKRNKDGILGKVAAIEYDPNRTANLALIHYVDGEKRYILAPNGLKVGDEIESGPDADIKTGNALKLKDMPVGTTIHNVELKPGKGAQMVRSAGAEAQLIAKEGNYAHVRLPSGEVRRIGVNCRATVGQVGNVEHENTTIGKAGKSRHLGIRPTVRGSAMNPVDHPHGGGEGRSPIGMPSPVTPWGKPTLGYKTRKKKKKSNRYIVRERTR
- the rpmD gene encoding 50S ribosomal protein L30, yielding MAMIKIKLVRSTIGKTEKQKKVVEALGFKRPGQILEKKDTPQIRGMIEKVNHMVEIVD
- the rpsQ gene encoding 30S ribosomal protein S17 is translated as MARGLRKTRVGRVVSDKMDKTVVVAVETFVTHPLYKKQIKKTTKFKAHDENNECKTGDRIRIMETRPLSKDKNWRVVKIIEKAK